One stretch of Cohnella algarum DNA includes these proteins:
- a CDS encoding chemotaxis protein CheD: protein MVEANLIKIGMADLNVATSGGLLRTTGLGSCVGLTLHDAELRVAGMAHIMLPSSDIAREGTLNIAKYADTAVPELLARLLKLGADRRRLVAKLAGGAQMFAFAGASDSMRIGPRNVESVKHALSLLSIPVVAEDTGGNYGRTIELDSISGILNIRSVQFGIKEI from the coding sequence ATGGTCGAAGCGAATTTGATCAAAATCGGAATGGCGGATTTAAACGTCGCGACATCGGGAGGTTTGCTCCGGACGACGGGACTCGGCTCTTGCGTCGGCTTGACGCTGCACGATGCCGAGCTCCGGGTGGCCGGCATGGCCCATATCATGCTGCCCAGCTCGGATATTGCCCGAGAAGGAACGCTGAATATCGCCAAATACGCGGATACGGCCGTGCCGGAGTTGCTTGCGAGGCTGTTGAAGCTGGGGGCCGATCGCCGGAGGCTGGTGGCCAAGCTTGCCGGCGGCGCGCAAATGTTCGCGTTTGCGGGCGCGAGCGACAGCATGCGGATCGGGCCGCGCAACGTGGAGTCGGTCAAGCACGCGCTATCGTTGTTGTCGATTCCGGTCGTGGCGGAAGATACCGGCGGAAATTACGGCAGAACGATCGAACTGGACAGCATTAGCGGCATTTTGAATATCCGAAGCGTGCAGTTCGGAATAAAGGAGATTTGA
- a CDS encoding FliA/WhiG family RNA polymerase sigma factor: protein MIDHHARLSHREVWKRWKENGDPDARKQLIEHYLPLVDYVSSRMAVGLPKNVTKDDLASSGAMGLIDAIEKFDYERGLQFETYASWRIRGSIIDGLRQGDWVPRSVRDKAKKMEDAYAALEQRNLRTATDEEICAYLNITNKEFQHMLQEVAVATVCSLEDPIREEESETRMSLLIDEKALNPESKVHETYLKEALTAGIERLTPKERTVVSLFYYEDLSLSEIAEVMSLSPSRISQLHSKAILRLRAALAKQKDQLLQK, encoded by the coding sequence ATGATCGATCATCATGCCCGGTTATCCCATCGCGAAGTCTGGAAGCGCTGGAAGGAAAACGGGGATCCCGATGCGAGAAAACAGCTGATCGAGCATTATTTGCCGTTGGTTGATTACGTGTCCAGCCGCATGGCCGTCGGACTGCCCAAAAACGTGACGAAAGACGATTTGGCTTCGAGCGGGGCCATGGGACTTATCGATGCCATCGAAAAGTTCGATTACGAGCGGGGCCTTCAATTCGAAACGTACGCATCGTGGCGAATCCGAGGCTCCATTATTGACGGGCTGAGGCAAGGGGACTGGGTTCCACGCTCGGTGCGCGACAAAGCGAAAAAAATGGAAGACGCATATGCCGCGCTGGAGCAGCGCAACCTGCGAACCGCCACCGACGAGGAAATATGCGCCTACTTGAACATAACGAACAAAGAATTTCAGCACATGCTGCAGGAGGTAGCCGTCGCGACGGTATGTTCGCTCGAGGATCCGATTCGCGAGGAAGAATCGGAAACCCGAATGTCGCTGCTAATCGACGAGAAGGCGCTGAATCCCGAGTCGAAAGTTCATGAAACCTATTTAAAAGAAGCGCTGACGGCCGGCATCGAGAGGCTGACGCCGAAAGAACGGACGGTCGTCTCCTTGTTTTACTATGAGGATCTGTCGCTTAGCGAAATCGCGGAAGTGATGTCCTTGTCGCCTTCCCGCATTTCGCAGCTGCATTCGAAAGCGATTTTGAGGCTGAGGGCCGCCCTCGCCAAGCAAAAGGATCAGCTGCTGCAAAAATAA
- a CDS encoding DUF342 domain-containing protein, with protein sequence MVQDADLTEMLQITVSDDKMHAFLTFKRVEGDIKLTVPDLELMLASKGITYGIQKDLLAQIAHRPANFFLSQTEVATGLSPQKGTDGYITVLFESDNQNRTPTEREDGSVDYREVSRLANVKAGQLIAERHPPGPGIPGKTVTGEEVPPKEGKEAHFKLGKNVVVNPERTGMYAAIDGLVTRTDKDKLNVFPVFEVNGDVDYNIGNIDFVGTVVVRGNVLTGFRIRASGDIRVTGGIEGADVESDGSIEINGGIIGSNKGLVKAGGSVRCSFIQEGNVMAGEDVLVTQSIMHSNVRAGRNVICLGSKGLIVGGLTQAGEKVTARTVGNAMSTATAIEVGVRPELRQALNDHRTSIRQLTDSLDKTDKALAMLNQMAAAGNLTPDRLALRIKLTATQRQTSQELQDAKEAVLEIEKTLEDAESSKVDVVHTIYGGTKIVIGRYTRFIKDTIMRVSFRFIDGEIVPVPYV encoded by the coding sequence ATGGTCCAAGATGCCGATTTGACGGAAATGCTGCAAATTACCGTCTCCGACGATAAAATGCACGCGTTTTTGACGTTCAAACGGGTCGAAGGAGATATCAAGCTTACGGTGCCGGACTTGGAACTCATGTTGGCTTCGAAGGGGATCACGTACGGCATTCAAAAAGATTTGCTCGCCCAGATCGCCCACCGCCCCGCGAATTTTTTCCTGAGTCAAACCGAAGTCGCGACCGGCCTGTCTCCGCAAAAAGGAACCGACGGTTACATAACAGTGCTTTTTGAATCGGACAACCAGAATCGTACACCGACGGAACGCGAAGACGGAAGCGTAGATTATCGGGAAGTATCTCGCCTGGCCAACGTAAAGGCAGGCCAACTGATCGCGGAGCGGCATCCGCCCGGCCCGGGAATTCCCGGAAAAACGGTCACGGGAGAAGAAGTTCCGCCGAAAGAGGGAAAGGAAGCCCATTTCAAACTGGGCAAAAACGTCGTCGTCAACCCGGAAAGAACCGGGATGTACGCGGCGATCGACGGGCTCGTGACGCGTACCGACAAAGACAAGCTGAACGTATTCCCCGTATTCGAAGTGAACGGGGACGTGGATTACAATATCGGCAACATCGATTTCGTCGGAACCGTCGTCGTCAGGGGGAACGTGCTCACCGGCTTTCGGATCCGCGCATCCGGGGATATCCGCGTAACGGGCGGCATCGAAGGGGCGGACGTGGAGTCCGACGGCTCGATCGAGATCAACGGAGGCATTATCGGCAGCAACAAAGGTCTTGTCAAAGCCGGGGGCAGCGTTCGTTGTTCCTTCATTCAGGAAGGGAACGTCATGGCCGGAGAAGACGTGCTGGTGACGCAAAGCATCATGCATTCCAACGTCAGAGCCGGCCGCAACGTAATCTGCCTGGGGTCCAAAGGCCTTATCGTCGGCGGCCTGACGCAGGCGGGGGAGAAGGTCACCGCGAGAACGGTCGGCAACGCGATGTCCACCGCAACGGCGATCGAGGTCGGCGTCCGGCCGGAACTGCGGCAGGCGCTGAACGACCACCGGACCAGCATCCGGCAATTGACGGACAGCCTGGACAAGACGGACAAGGCGCTCGCCATGCTCAATCAGATGGCGGCGGCCGGCAATTTGACTCCGGACCGGCTCGCTTTGCGCATCAAGCTGACGGCAACCCAGCGTCAGACTTCGCAGGAGCTGCAGGACGCGAAGGAGGCCGTGCTCGAAATCGAAAAGACGCTCGAAGACGCGGAATCATCGAAGGTGGACGTCGTCCATACGATATATGGCGGCACGAAAATCGTCATCGGAAGGTACACCCGATTTATCAAGGATACGATCATGCGCGTGTCGTTTCGCTTTATCGACGGAGAAATCGTTCCCGTGCCTTACGTTTAA
- a CDS encoding DUF6115 domain-containing protein — MQPWVSIALTGAAIAGYGLLLLPKPDRKESSPGFQAEEAYDRLLTDLEAENRELVDAVEKYKAEQDRTVERLSRRIREMEKQMSELAERPAAASGGSDSGLAGVPQAGPPAAPAVETSAQAEPPVTAAASADDAAIAAEPQSIRERYAELLNLDAKGRSVEQMAKALNMNKGEVQLILQLAKREAERLA, encoded by the coding sequence ATGCAGCCATGGGTAAGCATCGCGTTGACGGGCGCGGCGATCGCCGGATACGGCTTGCTGCTGTTGCCCAAACCCGATCGAAAAGAAAGCTCCCCTGGCTTTCAAGCCGAAGAAGCCTACGACCGGCTGCTCACCGATCTCGAGGCCGAAAACCGGGAATTGGTCGATGCCGTCGAAAAATATAAAGCGGAGCAAGACCGGACGGTCGAACGTCTGAGCCGCCGGATCCGCGAAATGGAAAAGCAGATGTCGGAGCTCGCGGAGCGGCCGGCTGCCGCAAGCGGCGGTTCGGATTCCGGGCTTGCGGGCGTTCCGCAGGCCGGGCCGCCGGCTGCGCCGGCCGTCGAGACGTCCGCCCAGGCGGAGCCGCCGGTCACTGCGGCGGCAAGCGCGGACGATGCGGCGATCGCGGCGGAGCCGCAGTCGATTCGGGAGCGCTACGCCGAGTTGCTGAACCTCGACGCAAAGGGACGCTCCGTCGAACAGATGGCAAAGGCGCTGAACATGAACAAGGGAGAAGTGCAATTGATTTTGCAACTGGCCAAACGGGAGGCGGAACGGCTTGCGTAA